One Gossypium hirsutum isolate 1008001.06 chromosome A08, Gossypium_hirsutum_v2.1, whole genome shotgun sequence genomic window, CAACGAAATCAAATTCATTTCAAGAAGTAGCCTCAAAAGGAAGCAGTAACACTGGATGGCTAGAACACCAACAGAATactttgtattattaaaaattcataatatagAAAATACACGGCATTTATATCCATAAAGTTCCCAGTAATCAGGTATCAGGTAAACAGCCACAATAAATAAGGGCAAATATATTTGGGAAAAAAGCCTATGCACCCCAATTTCTCTTTCAAAAGTACATAGATAGTGAATTTCAGAAGGAAGAGAAGCAACAACATTTCTTTTTTGCCAAAAgcaataacaattttaaaaatcaattttcaaaaatttcaatgtAAAGGGGATGCAAATGAACTAAGATCAGAACTTATCACTAAGCTTAAATTACCTCCAGGCAGACAAAAGCAGATGGCCTGCAGCGGCAAACAACAGCAGAAAGATACAAATACTGCTTGCATATAATGCATGTTGGATCCTACAAAAGCGATCAGGAGGTATTGTCATGATCAAGCATTATCTTGTTATGAATGctacaaaaataaataagtcAAGCCAGAATTTTTCTCCATCCACAAATATTACCTCTTCTGTGCCCACAAATTCAGAAGATCTCCGAGGAGACATGGGAGATGATCTTGTTATGCCACTTAGCCAAAGCCTCTCCCTAAATGTCCTTTCTTTCTTATATATTCTGAGCAATTCTTTTCTCAAATAAGTTGATGCATTTTTTTCCCAATCACTCTGCTAAACAAACGCAATAGAAATTAGGAACCATTTTAGCCCTGACATCGACATTCAACATAGGATAAATTAAACATCAGTCGTATATCCCAATCACTCTGCTAACCAAAATGTTtgcaataaaaaaattacaaattatttgaatcTGACATCAGATTCAACAGAGGATCGATTTACCATAGGCCCAAACCTTCACATTCGTCTTGGTTTTATTTATAACAAAATTGCAAAAGAACATTAAACTGTCATGTTTAATGACAGTGATTCTTAAATTAATGAATAATAGATAAGGAAAGTCAATTAATCATACCTTGGCTACCACACAAAGAAGCTCCTCATGAGATAAAACTGGAGCTTTACGATACAACTGATACAGCTCTGCCCCAGACCCACCATGGGGTAACCAATCAGCAGGAGCAAAATTTACTGCCTCTGCACAATTTAAACCTGAGAAGACAAAGCAAAGTTCAGTGCGAATGATTCTTTACAAGTTTAGACACACCAAACCTACCATTAAATTGAGACATAACTAGCCCATAAAATAATGACAACTTACCCAAATTGAATCCTCCATGGTAAGATCTAGGGAAAGTAATGACAAAATTTCCTGGCTCCTGGGAAAAGGAAAGCAAGCAACACATGAAATTTATCAACATACACCAAACATAAAGGGTTAATTAGTGCCAAGTGGCAATAGATAAGGTGATAATTATGGAAAAACATGTGTAATTAACAAATGTCCCACCTTGATTCTGTGagaataaggcattaaatgcaaAAACCTTTCTCAAAATAGAATTTAAATGCCCTTAACCAGAGCCTACAGGCACCCTTTAACCAGACCAAAACAACAATtatttgaaagaaatacatcaagCAGTCAACTTAAAGTTCACTAGgaaattcatacatatttaacCAAATATAGATACAGAAACAACAAACTTCCATATACCAATGGATTGCAAACATCCAGCTTAGCATGCTGAGTTATAAGAAATCAATATAGTTGAGCAAACATAAAGTTGAACtattttcttcattaaattaaaaaagaagtcAAAATAATAAAAGGAAAACCTGTAGCACACTGTAGACTGGGACACCATTTTCTCGCAGGACAGAAGGATTTAACATGGTAACAAGCTGAAACAGCAAGTCAGGTTGCGCATCAAACAGATCAGGGAGACAATCCCGCATCACCTACAACAAATGGAAAATCTCAGCTGCAGACATACTTTCAGAAAACAAGAGAGACTAATAATACTCAAAGACATGAAATGCTAGAGAGGAACCATGAATGCATCAGCTATGCtactcaaaaacacaaaaaatccactaaaaagaaaatcaaaacggGCAAAACCATATTGCAAACAAAAAAGTAATTAGAAGTTAGATATCTATTATATCACgtaaggaaaaaaaaatattcaaaaataatcattaaaaggTATGAGAGGCTTGACAGGACGCACATGTCAAAGTGcaatgaattacattaatatataaaaGACTACCTTCTCAAAAGCACTAGCTTCACTACCAGGGACACTGTACCAACATTTAGGCTCTCCCCTGCAAACACAAAATATAACCATCAAATGTcacaaatgaaatttttatacatgtACTTTATAAAACATAATAGAGGCACAGATCAATAAAACCATCAGAAgattaagaaaatataaatgtattttatctATTATGTCCTCTTTCAATAAGATATGTCAATATCAAACAGGCAAATTGAAAGATATGCCAACTGAATTAGTTATATTATTACTTAAATATTCTTCACAGTCCTTGGTAACGTCTTGATCGCCTATAAAGGAACCTAAACAGAAAATTCCTATATGAGAAGCATAATAAGTTGTAAATTGACCCGAGATTATAGATGCATTGAGTAAAACTGACCAAGGTAATAGAGACTTGCCCAGCCTCTAATGCAGATATAATCTGAGGTTCTGAACCATCAACCAGATATTAACCATTCATCCTCTAATGAAATGCATCTGAAATATTTTTGACTTGCtataaagtatatcgtctagtgATATGAATGCCCAGACAATTTTTATTACATAATTGCACAAATCATGTCCTGGTCAAACCTCAAAAGCAGTAACAACAATGTCAACATGATCTACTGAAAAAAATAGAGCATGAGACATTAGAAGAAACATACCAGTGAAGGTAATTCATTGAATAAAAACAATGATCTTCAAAATGCCAGCAGAAAGCTGAGAACAGCATTCCAATATACAGCCAGGGAACCATGACACCAGTAATGTTATGATGAACAGCCCTCAGCATTGAACCTTTCAGCTTGGGCAAGTTATTGAGATTCCACGGACTCTTACAGTATTCATCCCATGCTTTAGGCTCAACAGATTCTGGCCTCTGGTCATTTACACGTGGAAAACCACTCCCATGAACAGAAGTATCCAGGTCACTTCCATACAGAACTTCCACATCACCTGCCAAACCCTCCACGATCTCCCAAAACTTTTTCTCTATCTGTACCCTCGAAGCACATCCTGATCCAAACCATTTCTTATTGGCTCGATCAGCCAAACGCCTAAAAGCTTCCAATGTAAATTGTTTTCCAGGAATAAAACCAAAACTATCTTTGTCAGAATTCAGGCACTCAAAGCAATACCAGTTACCTGGTGGGACCTGCTTCAACGGTGGTGACAGACAATATATATGCCAACCCTTATTACATCTATCACATAGTAGCATCACTTCCCCATGTAACCCACTTCTGCATTGCTCACATATCTGATCATGATCTTCCTCCTCCACCTTACAGACCTTAACATTCCTATGGTCACTATTCTTCCGTCTCCTCTTGGAGCTATAAATTTTAGCCttcttttcattctttgcatCCTCATTAATGCCTCTCTTATAACTCTTCGCCCTCTCCCGATTCAACCGGTTATAATAACCTTCATAATCATACAAATGCTCTCTATACAACTGATATAAAACATGCTTAGCACACTCCGAAATCTTCTTCCCTGACCTCACAAACCTAAAAACCTCCCCCCATTTTTTCCCCTTCACGACCTTATCATAGCCCCCATACCTCCTCACTGCATTAAACAATTTACACAAATCCAACTCCTCCCCTTCAAAAATCACCCTCTTCTTCAACTTCTTACCACAATGTCCTTCTAAAAACCTATTATACTCTAACTCGAAAGTCTTTGAATCACACGAAGCAGGCCGTGCCTGCAACTGATGAATTGCTTGTGTTTTGGTAGGAAAAGTAAAAGAATCCAGGTTCAACGAAAATGGAGGGTTCCAAGATTTAGGAGGAACAATCTTACAAATCCCATATGGCTCAGCCTCAGGCCTGATCTTATAAATATACCCTAATGGGTCCCTAAATTCCTCTTCACTAGGGTAATAAACCGGCCCCGACTGTATATTCAATGACCCAGTAGATGAAACAGTCAAATTTTGCCCTGTTTCAACTGCCCTAGGTCTCCCCTTCCCCATCACCACCACCACTCCAACCTATACATACAATCTATACAAAACACCATGCACATATAAATATGATCAcataaatgtttttgacaaacaATAATTAACAGTAACAAATCCTTTGCTTCAAATATAAGTAAtagacaaattaaaattttttagtaaGATTTTCTAGGGTTTCAAGCGTACCTTTAGCGGAGATTGTGAGGTGGTCTTTGTTAGTGAGAGATAAAAAGAAAAGACTAAAGACTGAGAGTTTCGTGGGAGATTTGGTtctaaaataaaaacgaaaagtttgttatttattttataaaaggaaGGGATAGTGATTTTACTTTAGAATCATTAACTTTTGTTAAATTTACGAAATTGGTATTACACTTTCCTGTGGCCCTTTTATCGGAGACTGCGGATCTATTGTCCTTATTTATCAGCATCTAATGAGTTTTAAGAAAATATCCACGCGCGTTGTTGGATCCACGCGTTAAGTGATCGACGGTAGATAATGCTTAAGGGTGAAATTGATGGGCCAGATTTAATTGCGTGTTGATAAGAGTCAGTCTTGGCGAATGACAATACATGTTTTAGCGTCTAGATATTACCACTCTTGTGCACGTGtcactaatatataaagattttgcttactatataaaatattttaaattattttatgatattttaaatataaattttaaaaaattgcatTTGCTTTTTTAAtggtatgttttaaaattattatgagatattttataattatctctttttttttctgacGAGATTATTATAATTatcttaaataaataatacataaaagatTCATTAGACGTTGAAATttaaatcctttgacaaaaagatTTGTGATTTTAGTTACAATTCGTAAAGGgacagttttattttatttttttatcatgtttCTTTGAGGTTTTTATTTGAATATCttaaacttcacaaaaaaaaaaattattttagaatgtgtaattttaatattaaacaattttaaatGGAGAGATGTCCACATGgtcaattttatttaaatttcaattttcataatTGCGGAGATGAAtattatttaccaaaaaaattgAAGAATTTGATTCCAATCATTTAGGCTATTATGAGATGACACCACAATAAACTCAACACTAACAAGTGTAGAggttagttatttttttaaaaaattccttTAGAAACTTTGTAATTGCATTGTTATGAATTTGATTTATGATAAGTTGATAAGtgttaaaatttatcttttttaatatttgtacttatacgaatttaatttataatagcCTAATTTTGATGCTATAAGTGTTAAGATTAGACTTccttaacctttaaaattttataaaacctCTTAAATTTGTGATTTTTGCTTTATCTATAatgtatatgttttttttatgtcATTGTTATGCTTTCTTTTACTACCCTTGTAGTATTATCGGATTTGTTAGTATTGTtcctaatttaacattttatAGCTTCGGTATAATGGATAAAATAAGATGATTGATATcagtatttttttatgttatcagTGTTACtaacttaatattttttgaaaacttaattttattagttGAGTTTTTACTTTGTTGGTTGATATCAATATGATTGACTAAGAATCTTAAACCAATTGTAATGATACAAATAATGAGATTTTGCCATCAGCAATCAATGCACCATTAATTATATGCTAAAAATGAGCAATGCACAATGCCCTATCTATGAACAATCGCCCAATTGCATCTAATCTCATAATACAAATTAGAATTACGAAACTCATTAAATTAGATCTAGTGAAATTTCTTAAACCACTGAAAAAATTTTGATTGCATTAATGTCACTTGACAATGAAGAACcattaaccaatatgccatattaGAAACATAactgtacatatatatatataaatgtctaCTAATAATATATCAATAATCGCATTATTGAATTACatttaaactcatttataataattatattaattaaaaataactaaataattaCTATTTCATATATGTGAATCtaacattaaaatattacatgcaaatacaattatataacatttataatgTAATACATTTTATACAATATGCTtataaatttacttaaaaaagaaaaaaagaaaaaacgagTTAAACCTAAGTGATAGTGTTCAATCCGTATCAcacattattcttttcttttctttttttcttttcctttgggtTTGGGCTTAGACCatattcattattttgttcattGTCGAACCCAATTCTCTTAACCAACATAAAATTTGCATAtttcctaaattaaaaaaaaagcccacaaatttgcttttcttttccccAAAAATTTCCAATAAGGGCATATTTAACATTACTTTTAATAGTCCCAAGTGAGTTTAAACCAGCTCAAACGAAGCAGTTACCAAAATGAATTTACgtgttaaattaataatattttataaaaattatcaacaataataatgattggattataatttttaaatttaaaaaatacataaaaattaaatatcaaattctaAAAGGAAtaatcttgaaattttgaaacttGTGATTCCAAATTCATTACATAAATTTACACTCCAAATTCATTAAATCACAATTCACATTtgatataaatatacaaattcaCAATTCACATTACTAAAAATCCCAGCACAAATGAAAAAACATGGCCTCCTTATTTAGAACCATCAAAATGAAcaccatatttgatttttttttcctagGCCATTACTATAGAAAGTTGAAAAGAATTCCGTCAATTTTCCTCAGCTTCATCTTCATACCCTTCACCATCTTCATCAACCACAGCATCTTGATATTGTTGATATTCAGAAACCAAATCATTCATATTACTTTCAGCCTCAGTAAACTCCATTTCATCCATCCCTTCCCCTGTATACCAATGCAAAAATGCTTTCCTCCTAAACATCACTGTGAACTGTTCCGAAACACGTCGAAACATCTCTTGTATCGATGTCGAGTTCCCCATAAACGTCGATGACATCGTCAACCCAGTTGGTGGGATGTCGCAAACACTTGATTTAACATTGTTCGGAATCCACTCCACAAAGTACGAAGAGTTCTTGTTTTGGACATTGATCATTTGTTCATCAACTTCCTTGGTGCTCATTTTGCCTCGAAACATTGCCGAGGCTGTTAAGTACCTTCCATGACGAGGATCAGCCGCGCACAtcatgtttttggaatcccacaTTTGTTGagttagctcggggatcgttaaaGCTCGGTATTGTTGTGAACCCCGGGATGTTAAAGGTGCAAAACCAACCATGAAAAAATGGAGGCGTGGGAATGGGATCAAGTTTACTGCTAGTTTTCGAAGATCGGAATTGAGTTGGCCAGGGAAGCGAAGGCAGCATGTGACTCCACTCATGGTTGTTGAAATCAAATGGTTCAAGTCACCAActgttcatatatatacataaacgcACGAAAATAAGTCATATATAGATATGATTGGTAGCAATTATGTTTGACTCGGATCGGAAATCAATTGAGATTTCAATTTAAAGAATGGTATTGGATTGGTTGAATTGGCGATTGAACTAGTTGAatcgatttttaaatttatttgaatttatataaaatttaaattaaaccgATTAAACagataaattgataaattaaccGATTCGATTGCAGATCTAATTTTAAAagcattaataattaattttgcaatttcatGATTGAAGTGATTGCATGTGCACAAGATAAAAAGTAATTCCAATAATACACTAACCTAAATCTTAAACCCAAAGGAGTAACATTTTAGAATTAATACTACCTCTCTTTGCCAACAATATCTTAACTCATTGACAAGAACATTATATTATAGATAGGGGAGTTTAGATTTGATGTCTAagtaatttcatttttctttctcgattataagaaagaaaaaagtttAATACCTCCTTTGACCCCTGTATTaccattttggtacttttttctgttaaagaaaatattaagtcaacccatgaaataatgtcatgtgataaagaaaaaaagttaaaaagaaatacttaaaaattttagaaaacgtcagaaaaattttcaaaatctaaaaaagcCCAAAAATCttaagacttagaaaattataaaaataaaataaatcataatttattttagaaaattataaaaatatttttaaaatttataagtatgaaaaaattcaataaataaataaatttgaaaattttgtttggttagaatttttggttatatatatatttttttttgaaaatttaaggattttttatgaattttttgatatttttaaggaATTCTGCGTTTTTTTTTACATGTGATAGTATTTGACTGGATGGGGAgattttttaaccaaaaatatagATGGGGACCAaactgataaaaaaaatataaatatcagaGTAATAATTTAACTATAGTACAAAAGCCAAAAGAGGTATTAATCCATAATTTTATGATAACTAAGGATTGTCCTTTTTCTCGTTTGTTTGCTAGCATATTGTATCTTGTATGAAAATGAAGATGCGGATTAAAACTAAGACAAGTTATAGAACATTTTGGACTTACAGCTGGGATTTGTGAGCTTAAGAGTTCTGAAGCAGATATCATAAAGAGCTTCATTGTCAAggaccatgcattcatcagcatTTTCCACAAGCTGGTGCACTGACAGGGTCGCATTATAGGGTTCAACCACAGTATCCGATACTTTAGGTGATGGAAACACCGAGAACGTTAGCATCATCCGGTCAGGGTATTCTTCCCTGATCTTTGATATCAACAATGTCCCCATCCCTGACCCTGTTCCACCTCCCAGTGAATGGCAAACCTGAAAACCTGCTCATTATAAAGTTCCATTAGCCAACACACCCAAAACCAAAAACAAGAAAGCGTTCAAACGTGTAATTTACCTTGTAAACAATCACAATTCTCAGCCTCTTTACGAACAACATCAAGAACTGAATCAATCAATTCAGCTCCTTCAGTATAATGTCCCTTAGCCCAGTTATTGCCAGCTCCATTTTGGCCGAACACAAAGTTATCTGGTCTAAACAATTTTCCATAAGGACCTGTTCGTAAACTGTCCATAGTTCCTGGCTCAAGATCCATTAACACAGCTCTAGGCACATATCTGCCACCACTGGCTTCATTATAGTAAACATTAAGCCTTTCAAGCTGAACAGGCGAAGTGCCGACATAGTTACCAGTGGCATCAATGCCATGTTCATCACATACTACCTCCCAAAACTTGCCACCAATTTGATTACCACACTGACCGGCTTGAACATGGAGGATTTCTCTCATTGTTATGGTATtgggattttcttttttttttcttttataaaacaaagaaagaaaaagataataAGAGAGAGAGAGCAGTGTGAGCAATGAACATGGAGGGGGTGTGGGCTTATGTAGGCAAATGGAGCAGATATAGAAAGATATGTGGAAGATGGTGACACTGatattatttcttttacttaaatGTTTAATATATGGAAAAATACAATTATTactcaaataaataaaagggtaaactacaccccaATGTTAttcaattattagtaagtttatgatttagttactcaactttaaaaagttataaaatgatcattgaactattcaaaagttttcatctAAGTCATCGGGATGTTAAAATTGTTACCTAATGACCTTTTTCTATTTTGCGTTGCCTATAGCAATCAAAAGTTCTCGTTCACCTCCTTttctacaattcaacttttttCATTAACAAATCTataaatcaaaatctaaacaactttcATCTCTGATCTTCAACATTGAGCATCAGATCAACTTAGgtttaaggtatgttcttctattcATCAATAGGTATCGATTCACCGTATTGATCGTCAAATTGTCGCTTAAAACTCTCTAACagacttttaaaacaaaaaaacttaACAGCTAAGTGACTTAAGTGAAAAccttcaaataatttaataaccattttgtaactttttaaaattgagtgatcaATAATTCAGTGACCTTGGGTATAATTTACCCAATGAAAAATTGTGTCAAAGTGTCATTGTTTGGAAGAAGTCTTGTCAAATATCAATGGGAGTATTGTGAGCTGGATATTGAAGGAGACAGTGAGATGCATGTTGGTTGCTATGGCtctattcaataaataaaatatctgaCCAACCCATCCTCCAATTTGATTCCCCATCTGCCATTAgcatttttttctataaaaaaataaaaaccctttTTCTTTAActtgattgttttgcccttaatCTCAAttattgttttgtttgttttgaaaagGTGATGTTGTTAGATCATTAATTAATGTAGTTGAGATGATGCATGAAGAAATAGGGAAAAAAGGAAAAtaccttaatttaacatttcaaaAGATTGCATGTCTGATTTGAGTATCAGATTAGGTGTTAAGAATAATgttaaattctgttattagtctctatattttggaaaaattgtggatttaatctttatactttcattcggtcatttttaatttttgtacttttttaaaatttaaaaattcaatattcaccAAACGATAATTGTCAAAATCATTAGTTAAGttctattattttcaaaatccgaTGTGTCAAACAGATTATAGCTTGTTATTTCCACGTATTAGTCACTATAAAACCAATTAATAGGTTAACAACTTTTATTTGTGTCaatactgaaattttaaaattcgaaaagtataggaATTTAGAATGATCTAATTTGAGGATATTGATTAAATTTACAGCTGCACACGTAGTACAagactaataattgaatttaaccaaacgaACTTAACTGCTATTGTTTGGGTCAAGACTAAATTTTGAAATGCATAAAAACTAATATTGACTAGTTTGAAACATAAAACAACTAAATTTAAtcgaattaaaatataaatactaaatctatAATTTTCATAAAGCATAAGGACTAATAGCAAAAATTAACCTAAGAAGATGAAAAAATTGAATAAGACCGCAAATGGGAAGGCTTCAATTATTGGAAGAGAGTTTTTATCTCAAACAAAAACTAATCTATCTGTCTCTGGTCCCTCTTTCCATCCCCGCACACAACTTCCAAATAGTTGCCCACTGCCTGGAATCCAATGCTCAATCCCCACCATTCTAGAGATAGCAACGGCACAGGGTCCGGCGGGCCGGGACGGCTTTTTACTTGTTCGACCCCACCCAACATATCTTCATCATTCTGATCTGAtctgaaattaaatattaatttattcataagaaaatttgggtaattgaaattttacaaattaaaaatatttataaaagaaaaataatgatattaaaaatagatattatagaaaatattaaatacatatatcgctagatttgtaaaataatataaatatttttaataaaataaagttttaaaatatatattaaaattaattaaaaatgtttttattttattttacggTGAAACTGTAtgtattaaaaacaaaataatgagGATATTGAAAAGTCACTCTTTAGATGAAATTTGATAGTGGAAATTCAATCCCCTCTTAAAATTCttcttaaaatttcaatttcaatattatttttagctaaacaagtaaatttattttcaaaattttaaaaatcttcataaaaataaaatttcttctcCAAACCACAtaccttaaaagaaaatttatctaatagttggaataaaaaaaatcatattataatttTGAGGGTACAATATTAAGGTGAGAGATGAGGTGATAAAATTTGAACTAATattaaatggatatttgacaaaAATTTTAATCACCGTTTCATCTAAGttaagatgaaattttattttgtcaAACACTCATTTGATAATGCATTTAACACTTTATTAGTAAAATGATTTAGATTTAATAATGCCTGGCCCTTAAAAgccatttttttaatataacatatttaactttatgaatatcatatgtatggtgtgaaaaaaaatgttattttaatattaatgttgttttattacattttaaattaGGTTTAGGGTGTAAAAagtctttaaattaaaaaaaaaacaattaagttcattctttttttttttgcacataATTGGGTATTTAGCCTTTCaaaaatgcatcaaaaaagccttcaattttttttaaaaaagaagcaATTAAGACCCTActtttttttacactcaattgggtacttgaattatcaaaatgtataaaaaatatcatttaactGTTAACTTTAACAGTTAACCAT contains:
- the LOC107962977 gene encoding tubulin beta-7 chain-like, producing the protein MREILHVQAGQCGNQIGGKFWEVVCDEHGIDATGNYVGTSPVQLERLNVYYNEASGGRYVPRAVLMDLEPGTMDSLRTGPYGKLFRPDNFVFGQNGAGNNWAKGHYTEGAELIDSVLDVVRKEAENCDCLQGFQVCHSLGGGTGSGMGTLLISKIREEYPDRMMLTFSVFPSPKVSDTVVEPYNATLSVHQLVENADECMVLDNEALYDICFRTLKLTNPSFGDLNHLISTTMSGVTCCLRFPGQLNSDLRKLAVNLIPFPRLHFFMVGFAPLTSRGSQQYRALTIPELTQQMWDSKNMMCAADPRHGRYLTASAMFRGKMSTKEVDEQMINVQNKNSSYFVEWIPNNVKSSVCDIPPTGLTMSSTFMGNSTSIQEMFRRVSEQFTVMFRRKAFLHWYTGEGMDEMEFTEAESNMNDLVSEYQQYQDAVVDEDGEGYEDEAEEN